One window from the genome of Fodinibius saliphilus encodes:
- a CDS encoding ABC transporter ATP-binding protein yields the protein MILEVRDIKKSFGTTKVLDGINLSIQEGECYCLIGRNGAGKSTLIHIIIDLLETDRGVVKLFGSKYSDSSQLIKSNIGVLPEFNPVINEFTGIDYLRYVGMIYELPKKLMKKRIRILSNYFFEDSTNLKKKIGQYSKGMKIKIGICAAVIHKPKFLVLDEPFENLDPLASNNLATFISDYRKQGNALLVSSHEINYVQKIATHLGILETHKLIYSGSLEKILNENEKKFDDQVSSMLGYTPKSLDNF from the coding sequence ATGATACTTGAGGTTAGAGATATTAAAAAGTCATTTGGTACTACGAAAGTACTTGATGGCATTAATCTATCGATCCAAGAAGGGGAATGCTATTGTCTTATAGGTCGAAATGGAGCTGGCAAAAGTACACTTATTCATATTATAATTGATCTTTTAGAAACAGATCGGGGTGTGGTTAAGTTATTTGGTTCAAAATATTCCGATAGCTCTCAGTTAATCAAGAGTAATATTGGGGTATTGCCTGAATTTAATCCGGTCATCAATGAGTTTACTGGTATTGATTATTTAAGGTATGTGGGTATGATATATGAATTGCCCAAGAAGCTTATGAAAAAGAGGATAAGGATATTAAGTAATTATTTTTTTGAAGATTCTACGAATTTAAAAAAGAAAATTGGCCAGTATTCAAAAGGTATGAAAATTAAGATAGGAATTTGTGCAGCTGTCATTCACAAACCAAAATTTCTTGTCCTCGATGAACCATTCGAAAACTTAGACCCACTGGCCAGTAATAATCTGGCAACATTCATAAGTGATTATAGAAAGCAGGGAAATGCGTTGCTGGTCTCTTCACATGAAATAAATTATGTTCAAAAAATTGCAACTCACTTAGGAATTTTAGAAACACACAAACTCATTTACTCAGGTTCACTTGAAAAAATTTTAAATGAAAACGAGAAAAAATTTGATGATCAAGTTTCTTCAATGTTGGGCTATACACCAAAATCCTTAGATAATTTTTAG
- a CDS encoding helix-turn-helix domain-containing protein yields MLLLCQGQEMLLSMQEKKYCYKPIHLKLSLNILKKNLKQITSAQDWARYMGYSRSYFSTCFSEHFGETPYQCLCRVRYGQLHKVILQYPYKTSRAIAAEIGLKDEQALYKFLNRHYETNFTEIREKLLYDKEYNN; encoded by the coding sequence ATGCTCTTGTTATGTCAGGGTCAAGAAATGTTACTTAGTATGCAAGAGAAAAAATATTGTTATAAACCTATTCACTTAAAATTATCACTCAATATTTTAAAAAAGAATTTAAAGCAAATAACAAGCGCACAAGATTGGGCTCGGTATATGGGATATTCGAGAAGTTATTTTTCGACTTGTTTTTCAGAGCACTTTGGTGAGACCCCGTATCAATGTCTTTGCAGAGTACGGTATGGCCAATTACACAAAGTGATTTTACAGTATCCTTACAAAACAAGTCGGGCTATCGCTGCGGAGATCGGCTTAAAAGATGAGCAAGCCCTATACAAGTTTCTTAACCGGCACTATGAAACCAACTTTACCGAGATAAGAGAGAAGCTCTTATATGATAAAGAGTATAACAACTAA
- a CDS encoding dipeptide epimerase, with the protein MPHFNIEHHLNELTLRNPFTIARGTKETVGNVVVRLTGNGITGFGEAGPNRRYNEDAETVISFIDGLEEDFFDELDRPDAVAQKLANVHSPVYSALAALEMAWLDWWGKSKNQPLWKLWDAPSNRTPTTSFTIGLDSIEVMQQKVRDAEEYPILKVKLGTDRDRDIIRAIREVTDKPIRVDANEGWTSINEAKEQIMFLADQNIELVEQPMPSALFDEMAELKQWSPLPLMADESFKGNENLEQVSQAFHGINIKLMKIGSLVKARNVIAQAQKHDLSVMVGCMIESSLAISAGALIGTWADYVDLDGFLLIKDDPFEGISLSDRKEVILSNNPGLGLSKI; encoded by the coding sequence ATGCCTCATTTTAATATTGAGCATCACCTGAATGAATTAACATTACGTAATCCTTTCACCATTGCCCGCGGTACCAAAGAAACGGTAGGTAACGTGGTCGTGAGGCTTACGGGCAATGGTATCACAGGTTTTGGGGAGGCCGGTCCCAATCGACGCTATAATGAAGATGCTGAGACGGTCATAAGTTTCATTGATGGACTTGAAGAAGATTTCTTTGATGAACTAGATAGACCGGATGCTGTTGCCCAAAAGTTAGCAAATGTGCATTCCCCGGTGTATTCGGCATTGGCAGCCCTTGAGATGGCCTGGCTGGATTGGTGGGGCAAGTCAAAAAACCAGCCGTTGTGGAAACTTTGGGATGCCCCCTCTAATCGTACCCCCACCACATCATTTACGATTGGACTAGACAGCATTGAGGTAATGCAGCAGAAAGTTCGTGATGCGGAAGAGTATCCCATTCTAAAAGTAAAGCTGGGTACCGATCGCGATCGTGATATTATACGGGCGATACGAGAGGTTACCGATAAACCGATTCGTGTAGATGCCAACGAAGGGTGGACTTCTATAAATGAGGCGAAAGAGCAGATTATGTTTCTGGCGGATCAAAATATAGAACTGGTAGAACAACCGATGCCGTCGGCACTGTTTGATGAGATGGCAGAGCTTAAGCAGTGGTCGCCACTGCCACTTATGGCTGATGAGAGTTTTAAAGGGAATGAGAACTTGGAGCAGGTGTCCCAGGCTTTTCACGGTATTAACATCAAACTTATGAAGATCGGGAGCCTGGTTAAAGCACGAAATGTGATTGCACAGGCGCAAAAACATGATTTAAGCGTAATGGTAGGCTGTATGATCGAAAGCTCACTTGCTATTTCAGCCGGAGCCCTGATTGGTACTTGGGCCGACTATGTGGATCTGGACGGTTTTTTGTTGATTAAGGATGATCCATTTGAAGGTATAAGCTTGTCAGACAGAAAAGAAGTTATTTTGAGTAATAATCCTGGGTTGGGACTTTCCAAAATTTAA